In Carnobacteriaceae bacterium zg-84, the genomic window GCTTAATTTTTTCATTTAAAACAGGAAAAGCAAATGTTTCTTCTAATAAATCAATTATATCTTTAGATAAATTTGTCATCTCTTGAAAAGAATTGACACGTTTTCGATATAACCAATCCCACACTTGATTGGCACGGAATTTTTTTTGTCCATTCTCAATAAACCACGCCTCTAAATCTGCTAATGGGTAACTATAAATCAGTGGTTTACTTTCTAATTCATATTTTGCTACTTTTTTATTAACCATATTTATCTCCTAATCAGTATCCTGTGCTTATTATAGCATACTCTCCTTTCGTTTATAAGATTTTCTCGTAGTAAATCAAGTAAAATCTCTGTAAAAATAAAAGAAAATAAACACTTCATAATATCAATTTTCCCTCGTTATTTAGATTTTAGCTCTATCGAGAATAAAGCAACTGTATTTTGATAATGTTTATACTAAAAGAAAAAGGCAGTGAATGACAAAGGCATTCACTGCCAAGTGATGTGCTCTTTACCAATACAATTGATAAAGAACTATTAATTCATATTCACTCTGTGCCACTCATTGATTACGTAAGCTAAAGCACCTAATTGATATGCACCTACACCACTTACTTCCGTACTATGAATAGTGCTACCACCTAATCCAGCAGTATAGATAGATACTAAATATGGCTTATTTTCTTCTACAATCGCACAAACATTCAAAGCTTCACGAACATATCCTGGTTTTTGATACACAGGTACTTTCACAAATGTCTTATAATACTCGTCTGGGAAAGAGTAGCCAAGATACATGATTAAATCACGATATTTCTCTCTATCATTCCACAAGTATTCTAATACTTGAATATAGTAATCTGTGGTTGTTTTATTATTCAAGTCGATTGTTTTAGTATCTGCTTTGGATTGCCCATACCGTCCAAACATGGCATACGCGGCTTCAATGCCTCCTACTCTATCTGCCAATGCGTAGGCGGGGGTATTCTCAGAATATTGTAAGGAATATTTTTGCATTTGTGGAATAGTCATAGCTCCGCCAAAAACTGAGACGTATGTATCATGCTCCCCTTTGTATTCATAGGTTGTTCCCGTAATATCAAATGCCTCATCTAAAGATAACCGCCCTGCTTCTACTTCATCAACTACTAACATATTTAATGGTAATTTATATGTACTACCAGCTGTCATCGGCTGTGTATCATTCATAGAAAAAGTTTCATTTGTGTCAATATCTTTATAAGAAAAAGCAATACTCTTATAATCAATACCAAACTCGTCTAAATAAGCTTTTACAGTATCTACTAAAGATAAATTGGGGTAGTCATAATACAAACCATACGCATCCATTTCTGCCAAATCGGCTTTCATCACATCTTGTTTTTCTTCCATTGATTTTTGTCGTTTTTTGACTGCTTTTTCCTCTATTTTCTCTACGGATTCTGATGATATTTCACTTTCTGTTTCTCTGATGGATTCTTGAGTTGTACTCTGCTGCGTATTTTCTACAAACATCACTTTTGGATTCGGCATGCAATAGAGTGCCAAACCAATAATAAATGTGACTAAAACACCTATAGCAATCCCTAATTTTGTTTTATCTTTCACGTCTATCCTCCATTATTGTCCACTTATTATAAGAGATTATTTGGAAAATAACAAGATACTTTACAAACAAAAATGACTAGTTTTTCACTAGTCATTTTATTCTTATGAAAGAGTCGTTTCAACACTAATTAAATCATGCTTTTGCAAGGCTTTAATAATATCCAATCGTAATGCCGATACCGTAATAAAACTTTCCTCAATATCTCGTGTCCAAATGAAAGCTTTCACCTCAACATACGTTGTACTCAACTCCGCCAGCGTCACTTTAGTATCTTCTTTATTCAGCACGAGATGATGACGAATAATTTGTTCTTTAATAATATCTATGACCTTATCTAAATCTTTATCCAATCGAATATAAAAGGAAATCGGATAGCTTGTTGTTGAATCCTTTTTGTCATTATTGATAACGACCGTTTCATTCATCACATAATTCGGAACAATCGCACGCTCATTCGTATACAATTTAATCACTGTATAATGTAAATTCATTTCTTCAATGACACCAGTAATATTTTTATCGGATAATCGTACTCTATCACCGATTTTGAAGGCATCTGATTGTATCAATAAAATACCTGCCAATAAGTTCCGAATCACATTTTGTAAAGCAAAACCTAATACTGCCACGACAAGTGCTGAGTTAGCTAGTAGAGATGTAATAAATCCTCTAAAATTTTCAAACTGACTTAAAATAAGAAAAAAGCCAAAAATCAATGCTCCTGTTTTACATAAATTTCCAATAAAACGTACAGATAAATTATTACGTTTGGCTAGAAGCCTATCCGAAATCGTACGTACGATGATATAAAATACAATGGCAAATAAAATCGTCCACACTTTAGTGTCTTTTAATAAATCTAGCATCTCCGTTTCCTTTCTAATAAAATATTCATTATTTATGAGAACATCTTGAATACACACCATTCATAAGTCTATGTCTAGTATTAGTCGGTGCATATCCATTATAGCCACTTCATACCCTACTCCTCTTAGTAGCCGATTTTTCTATTCTACTAACCCACTTTGAATGTACGCATCCACTAAGTTTTGTGTCGCCACAATAGAATCTATGTGTGTACGTTCATAGGAATGACTTGATTCAATCCCCGCTCCTAATAGAGCATGTTTCACATCTGCACCAGCACGCATTGCTGCGGAGGCATCACTCCCATAATATGGATAAATATCTAACTGAAATGGGATAGCATATTGATTCGCCAACGCTACTAAATGTTGACGAAATCCATAATGATATGGACCAGAACCATCTTTCACACAAATAGATACAGTATATTCATCTGTTTGTTGATCATCCCCCATTGCTCCCATATCCACAGCCAAATATTCTACTGTACGCTCATCAATAGATGAATTAGCACCGTATCCAATTTCTTCATTTGTTGAAAAATAGATATGTGTTGTATATGGTAGTACTATTTTTTCTAGTTGGTATTTTTCTAAAAGTGCCAGTAAAATAGCAGCACTCACTTTATCATCAAGGAATCGACTTTTGATAAATCCCGTATCGGTTAAGGTAGTTCTTGGGTCAAAGCTAACAAAATCTCCTACATTGATGCCTAATGCTTTTGTATCATCTGCTTTTTTGACTTTCTCATCTAAACGTACTTCCATATTATCTTGTGTACGTTCAATCGTACCTGCCTCACGATACACATGACAACTCGTTTGATGTAATAAAATTGTTCCTGTTACTTTCCCCCCCGTACTCGCAATATGTACTGTACAGTTTTCTCCCTCAATCATATTCCAAGGGAATCCACCGATTTTATCTAATTTTAATCGTCCATCTGGTTTAATCGCACGTACAATAGTACCTAAAGTATCCACATGTGCCGTCACTACTTTATGTTTAGTATCATCTTTACCCTGAACGGTTACTAAAACACCGCCTTTATTGGTACGTTTAGCTCTATATCCCATTTTTTCAGTCGTTTCTATCAAATACTCAATAACATCTTTTGTGAACCCTGTTGGAGATGCTATTGCCAACAATTCTTGTAAATAGTTTAATGTGTTCATCTTATTCTCCTTATTTTTG contains:
- a CDS encoding serine hydrolase; translated protein: MPNPKVMFVENTQQSTTQESIRETESEISSESVEKIEEKAVKKRQKSMEEKQDVMKADLAEMDAYGLYYDYPNLSLVDTVKAYLDEFGIDYKSIAFSYKDIDTNETFSMNDTQPMTAGSTYKLPLNMLVVDEVEAGRLSLDEAFDITGTTYEYKGEHDTYVSVFGGAMTIPQMQKYSLQYSENTPAYALADRVGGIEAAYAMFGRYGQSKADTKTIDLNNKTTTDYYIQVLEYLWNDREKYRDLIMYLGYSFPDEYYKTFVKVPVYQKPGYVREALNVCAIVEENKPYLVSIYTAGLGGSTIHSTEVSGVGAYQLGALAYVINEWHRVNMN
- a CDS encoding mechanosensitive ion channel, yielding MLDLLKDTKVWTILFAIVFYIIVRTISDRLLAKRNNLSVRFIGNLCKTGALIFGFFLILSQFENFRGFITSLLANSALVVAVLGFALQNVIRNLLAGILLIQSDAFKIGDRVRLSDKNITGVIEEMNLHYTVIKLYTNERAIVPNYVMNETVVINNDKKDSTTSYPISFYIRLDKDLDKVIDIIKEQIIRHHLVLNKEDTKVTLAELSTTYVEVKAFIWTRDIEESFITVSALRLDIIKALQKHDLISVETTLS
- a CDS encoding M42 family metallopeptidase; amino-acid sequence: MNTLNYLQELLAIASPTGFTKDVIEYLIETTEKMGYRAKRTNKGGVLVTVQGKDDTKHKVVTAHVDTLGTIVRAIKPDGRLKLDKIGGFPWNMIEGENCTVHIASTGGKVTGTILLHQTSCHVYREAGTIERTQDNMEVRLDEKVKKADDTKALGINVGDFVSFDPRTTLTDTGFIKSRFLDDKVSAAILLALLEKYQLEKIVLPYTTHIYFSTNEEIGYGANSSIDERTVEYLAVDMGAMGDDQQTDEYTVSICVKDGSGPYHYGFRQHLVALANQYAIPFQLDIYPYYGSDASAAMRAGADVKHALLGAGIESSHSYERTHIDSIVATQNLVDAYIQSGLVE